In one window of Erythrolamprus reginae isolate rEryReg1 chromosome 1, rEryReg1.hap1, whole genome shotgun sequence DNA:
- the MRPS10 gene encoding small ribosomal subunit protein uS10m isoform X1 produces the protein MAARAALTLLSRLWQGPEKILITGKVPLKQHNFLINNHLMWIQSSRANNYTQQPINNTLVSVSDEPDILYKRLAILVKGHDKTVLDSYEYFVVLAAKELGLSIEKIEKPPRKIERFTLLKSVHIYKKHRVQYEMRTHYQYIELKNLTGSTANVFLEYIQRNLPEGVAMEVKKTKLEKLPDHIQKPVWDSLPEVEETTIAS, from the exons ATGGCGGCGCGAGCGGCGTTGACCCTTTTAAGCCGGCTATGGCAG ggaCCAGAAAAAATTCTTATAACAGGCAAAGTTCCATTAAAGCAACACAACTTTCTTAT AAATAATCACTTAATGTGGATTCAGTCTTCAAGGGCCAACAATTATACTCAACAGCCCATAAATAATACATTG GTGTCTGTTTCTGATGAACCAGATATATTATATAAAAGACTGGCTATTTTAGTTAAAGGGCATGATAAAACTGTGTTGGACAGTTATGAATATTTCGTGGTGCTAGCTGCAAAAGAACTTGGTCTCTCCATTGAAAAAAT agAAAAGCCTcctagaaagatagaaagattcaCGCTTCTGAAATCAGTACACATTTATAAGAAGCACAGAGTTCAATATGAAATGAGAACACATTATCAGTATATAGAG TTAAAGAATTTAACTGGTAGCACAGCCAATGTTTTCTTGGAATACATTCAGCGAAATCTACCAGAAGGGGTTGCCATGGAAGTCAAAAAG aCCAAATTAGAGAAACTTCCTGATCATATTCAGAAGCCTGTTTGGGATAGCCTGCCTGAAGTAGAAGAAACCACAATTGCATCATAA
- the MRPS10 gene encoding small ribosomal subunit protein uS10m isoform X2 — protein MRLVAVGKRSAIFITLNSYKSDNNNGPEKILITGKVPLKQHNFLINNHLMWIQSSRANNYTQQPINNTLVSVSDEPDILYKRLAILVKGHDKTVLDSYEYFVVLAAKELGLSIEKIEKPPRKIERFTLLKSVHIYKKHRVQYEMRTHYQYIELKNLTGSTANVFLEYIQRNLPEGVAMEVKKTKLEKLPDHIQKPVWDSLPEVEETTIAS, from the exons atgag GTTGGTAGCTGTGGGGAAAAGAAGTGCAATATTCATCACCTTGAACTCCTATAAATCTGACAATAATAAT ggaCCAGAAAAAATTCTTATAACAGGCAAAGTTCCATTAAAGCAACACAACTTTCTTAT AAATAATCACTTAATGTGGATTCAGTCTTCAAGGGCCAACAATTATACTCAACAGCCCATAAATAATACATTG GTGTCTGTTTCTGATGAACCAGATATATTATATAAAAGACTGGCTATTTTAGTTAAAGGGCATGATAAAACTGTGTTGGACAGTTATGAATATTTCGTGGTGCTAGCTGCAAAAGAACTTGGTCTCTCCATTGAAAAAAT agAAAAGCCTcctagaaagatagaaagattcaCGCTTCTGAAATCAGTACACATTTATAAGAAGCACAGAGTTCAATATGAAATGAGAACACATTATCAGTATATAGAG TTAAAGAATTTAACTGGTAGCACAGCCAATGTTTTCTTGGAATACATTCAGCGAAATCTACCAGAAGGGGTTGCCATGGAAGTCAAAAAG aCCAAATTAGAGAAACTTCCTGATCATATTCAGAAGCCTGTTTGGGATAGCCTGCCTGAAGTAGAAGAAACCACAATTGCATCATAA